In Desulfoferula mesophila, the genomic window GCACCAACATACCGTATACGTCAAGAATCATGCCCAATATCAGGTAGATTGCCAGCAGGGCTATTACTAGGAGATATTTGTTCACCTCCATACCCAAAAGCAGGTTAACTAGATACTCGGTCGCCCCTGTGAGAGCCAGGAAACGCGAGTACAAGATACCGCCATAAACGATGGCCAGGATCATGGCAGTCAGACGTACTGTCTCCCGCAGGGCCTTAAGAAAAAGGCCCTTTGTCATGCGCTTCATGAGCACTGTCAACAACAGGGCCATAGATGAGCCGATGCCCGCGCCTTCGGTGGGCGTGAACACACCTGCGTAGATGCCGCCGATCACCGAAAGGAACAGCAGCAAGATAGGCCAGACAGCCTTCACACTCTTCCAGCGCTCCACCCAGGAAAAAGTGGGGCCGGTGGGACTGAGTTTCTTGTTCCAAAGGCACCAGAAGTAGATAACACCAGCGAAAACCAACACCGTAACTATGCCTGGGATAACCCCGGCCATGAAAAGCTGTCCCACCGACTCCTCAGTCATGGCTCCATAGAAGACAAACACCAAGCTAGGTGGAATTAGCACCCCTAAGGTGCCGGAAGCGGCAAGGCATCCGGTGGATAGCTTGGAATCGTACCCATAACGGTCCATTTGGGGTTTGGCCAGGGAGCCGATGGTGGAGGCAGTGGCAGCGCTGGAGCCAGTTATGGCCCCAAAGCCGGCGCAGGCAAAAACAGTGGCTATAGCCAAGCCACCTTTCCAGTGTCCAAACCATTTATAGGCTGCAGCGTAAAGGTCCTTTGCTATACCCGAATTAGAGACGATGAAACCCATCAAGATGTATAATGGTATGCATACCATAACGAAGTTTTCAGCACTTTCGTGCCAGCCAACTAACAGCAGTTGAGATATTGCCGTGTCAAAGCCAGCAAAGTATGCATAACCTAAAAAACCCGTCAGCAACATGCTAAAAGCAATGGGTATACCCAACGCCACGCACGCCATTAGAACGAAAACACTAATTAGACCTAGAAACTCGTTGCCCATATGCTTGTTTAACCTATGTCCTTTGAGATTCCAGATTTATCAATCTATTGGACTCGTGAGACTACACTGCTTTCTCATAAACGAAAGTAGCGCGCAAATATCTAAAAAAGTCCACAATCATCTGGATCGTGAACACTAGACATCCTATAAGGTAAATGATGCGGAAAGGCCAAAGTACTACGTTGGCTTCGAAGGTGATTTCGTGCAGTTCGATGGCGTCAATTACAGCATAAAATGATTGAAGTGACATAAATCCGAATACCGTCGATCCCGCCAAGGCCGCCAAGGCCCAGCAGAAATTCCGTCCTCTCTTGGGAAGGATTCGCACAAGAAGCTCCATCCTTATGTGGCCGCGCCGCGTCCAGCAATAGGACAAAGAAAGTAGAACCAGGATCATCATCAAGAGGCAGTTAACGTCGTTAGCACCACGGATTGGGGCATTGAATATATCCCTCAGGATAACGTCAATTGTGACTAGGCACATCATAGCTACGAGAACGATTACTGACCCGACTTGTGCGAACCAGTAGCTTATGAAGTCGATAAATATCTTGTGCTGGTATATCGAATTATCGATCCCATGATCTTCCATGATCCCACCTGTCAATATGATAATATTTGCCATGCCCGTCGACATTCGGACGACGGGCATGGCTCGATCATGAAGTTACCAAAGCTTGTCCATGGGAACTGGGTTTGTTCTTTGGAGATCCAACATTTGTTGTTTCGTAAAATTTTTGTACTTGTCGTTAAGAGCTTCCATCTCCTTAATTAGTTGTTTGGCCGGTAAGCCCTTGCCTTCCATGTCCTTCACCCACTGGTCCACAACCGGCTGTGCGGCCGCTTTCCACCGTTTGACTTCATCGGGAGGCAGTTTGATGATCTTTACGCCGTGTTCCTCGAAAGCCTTGCGAGCACCGGGGGTATGGTCCTCATAAGAGGCTGAAATATTAATGCCAGTCTCGCGCGCCGCCCCGTACACCAGCTTCTTAAGATCCGGAGGCAGTTTCTTGAGCCAACCGGGGTTGACGATGCCCGAGGTAGGTGCAAAAGCAGCTAGGCCGGGGCCGATCTCCGTCACATACTTGCAGACCTCATAGAGCTTGTAACTTTGGGCACTGGCCCAGGAGAAGATGCACGCGTCAACCATGCCTCTTTGCATAGCGGTGTAAATCTCGGGAGAGGGTACCACCACAGGAACCATGCCGTATCCTTCGAGTAGCTTGTTGAGCATGCCGCCTCCGCTGCGAACCTTCATGCCCTTAAGCTGCTCCAATTTGGTAACCGGCTTGTTGGTGAACAGATGGTAATTACTAGTAGAGGACATAAGCAGAAGCTTGCATCCTAGAGCCTCATAATCCTTTTTGAAATACTTGGGGTAGAGCTCTTCCAAAGCGCGAGCGGCAACGTAAGCATTTTCCCACATGAAGGGAAGCCCGGCCCCCATGACCAGCGAAAAACCCGTTGGCGAATAGTTTGGATAGGCTGGTGATACGTCGCAAATATTGCCACGCACAGCTTTGAATCCGGCATTTGCCTTGAACAATACCCCGCCTACAAACTCTTTGACTTTGATTTTTCCTTTAGTCCGTTGGTCCACCAAAGTAGTGAAGGTATGCCAACCTTCGGAGTACATATGGTGACCAGGACTTAGATAAATGCCGTAGCGACAGGGTATTGGCGAGCCGGTGTAGGTTATCGGCACGTCTACATAAGGCATTTTCTCAGCAGCCATGACTGGCTGGCCCATCACGATCAGATTCACCAATAAAAGGATCATCAGCGCGAACAAAACGCTTTTCTTGGCCATTTGCTCCCTCCGCCTTTCAGCCAATTCAAAATGCGATGGCAAAAATCGGTAACCGACGCCCTCTGAAATACGGTGAAACCACGCTAACTTTTTGTCGACATGTAGTCAAGTTGTTTTTTGACCAATTGAGTGATTATAACAGCGACTAACCCTAGTTTTGTATTTGTGCCTCAAACAAGTTTACCGCATTAACCAATTGATTATATTGTGCTAGTTTTGATTGGGGCTCGGCTTCGCAGCATAACTGTAATGAATTGCGGCCTAGACTGCAGGCTAAAGTCACACAGACCTGTCCCCGGAAGATTTTGGTTTGGAAAGAGGCATTTCGCAGGTAACTTTATTAATTTATTAAAATAGTTATCCGGAAAGCCCGCTATCGTCAGCAACCGGCGGGCGATGAGGACCCAACAGATTAAATATGCGTCCCTGTCCTGATTAGGACGTCGTAATTTTCCTTATGCTCGGCCTTGAGCAGGTGCCCTTGGGCTAGTAGCCAAGGGCCTCCCCCACCAGTACCACGTGGATGCGGTTCGGAATCATGGAGCCCTCAATGATGCTCCAGAAGTTGCAGATGCGTCCATAAGCGCGGCAATCGACGCACAGGCCGTTCTCGGCACAGGGGGTTTGCTTGCCCCGGCGCAAGGCGTTTACCGGGGCAGCATAGTGCTTAACCCGGGCAATGGCGCTGTCTAGATCCGGAGTTACTTTATTCATGCCAACCACTAGGATCACCTTGTGGGGACCAAAGGCCATGGCCGCCACTCGGTTGCCCATGCCGTCCAGGTTCACCAGACGGCCATCCAGGGTGATGGCATTGCTACTGGCCACCATGACATCAGCTGTGAGGCCGCGTCGACGGAGGTCCATCTCCTCTTCCGGAGTGGCATCAGGTCGTTGGTAGTGCCTTAGCACTGTGAGGCCCTCTATGGCCGCAAGTTTCTCCCATAAACCCGTTTCGACTACACTCACTGAGCCGCACCCGTAA contains:
- a CDS encoding TRAP transporter large permease — its product is MGNEFLGLISVFVLMACVALGIPIAFSMLLTGFLGYAYFAGFDTAISQLLLVGWHESAENFVMVCIPLYILMGFIVSNSGIAKDLYAAAYKWFGHWKGGLAIATVFACAGFGAITGSSAATASTIGSLAKPQMDRYGYDSKLSTGCLAASGTLGVLIPPSLVFVFYGAMTEESVGQLFMAGVIPGIVTVLVFAGVIYFWCLWNKKLSPTGPTFSWVERWKSVKAVWPILLLFLSVIGGIYAGVFTPTEGAGIGSSMALLLTVLMKRMTKGLFLKALRETVRLTAMILAIVYGGILYSRFLALTGATEYLVNLLLGMEVNKYLLVIALLAIYLILGMILDVYGMLVLTLPIVFPVIIGLGFSGIWFGVICVVMAEVALITPPVGVNVFVISGVAPDVPLEKIFKGISPFFLGELIVIAFCIAFPWMATWLPETMLGR
- a CDS encoding TRAP transporter small permease; the encoded protein is MPVVRMSTGMANIIILTGGIMEDHGIDNSIYQHKIFIDFISYWFAQVGSVIVLVAMMCLVTIDVILRDIFNAPIRGANDVNCLLMMILVLLSLSYCWTRRGHIRMELLVRILPKRGRNFCWALAALAGSTVFGFMSLQSFYAVIDAIELHEITFEANVVLWPFRIIYLIGCLVFTIQMIVDFFRYLRATFVYEKAV
- a CDS encoding TRAP transporter substrate-binding protein, producing the protein MAKKSVLFALMILLLVNLIVMGQPVMAAEKMPYVDVPITYTGSPIPCRYGIYLSPGHHMYSEGWHTFTTLVDQRTKGKIKVKEFVGGVLFKANAGFKAVRGNICDVSPAYPNYSPTGFSLVMGAGLPFMWENAYVAARALEELYPKYFKKDYEALGCKLLLMSSTSNYHLFTNKPVTKLEQLKGMKVRSGGGMLNKLLEGYGMVPVVVPSPEIYTAMQRGMVDACIFSWASAQSYKLYEVCKYVTEIGPGLAAFAPTSGIVNPGWLKKLPPDLKKLVYGAARETGINISASYEDHTPGARKAFEEHGVKIIKLPPDEVKRWKAAAQPVVDQWVKDMEGKGLPAKQLIKEMEALNDKYKNFTKQQMLDLQRTNPVPMDKLW
- a CDS encoding lactate utilization protein, with translation MDIHQVGWNQKVAHGIIAWLEKRRMSGSYAVDAVQAGQQIMEMIPPGSTVYGCGSVSVVETGLWEKLAAIEGLTVLRHYQRPDATPEEEMDLRRRGLTADVMVASSNAITLDGRLVNLDGMGNRVAAMAFGPHKVILVVGMNKVTPDLDSAIARVKHYAAPVNALRRGKQTPCAENGLCVDCRAYGRICNFWSIIEGSMIPNRIHVVLVGEALGY